GACACGCTGATCGGCATCGTGTCCTTCGGCGACGGTTGCGGAAAACCGGGCAAGCCCGGGGTGTACACGCGGGTTTCGCAGTTCGCGGACGACATCGCGGCCCAATCCCAGCCGCGGCTGTTCGGCTGACCTGTGTTAAGCAGGTGGCGTGACGACTCTGCACCGCGCCAAGGGGCCCGACCTCGCCGCCGCTGACCTGTACGAGATCCTCCGGCTGCGGTCGGACGTGTTCGTGGTGGAACAGGACTGCGTGTACGCCGACATCGACGGGCTCGACCTGCTCCCGGAAACGGAGCATCTGTGGCTGACCTCGGGTTCGGACGTCGTGGCCTGCCTGCGAGTACTGGCCGAGCCGGGCGGCGGCCGGAGGATCGGCCGGGTGGTGACGGCGAAGTCGGCCCGCGGCCGGGGGCTGGCGGCGCAGTTGATGGCTGCGGCGTTGGAGGGTGCGGCGGGGGAGTTCGTGTTGGATGCGCAGACTTACGCGCAGAAGCTCTACGCGCGCTTCGGGTTTGTGGCTGAGGGCGAGGAGTTTCTGGAGGACGGGATTCCGCACGTCACCATGCGCCGTCCGGCTTGATCACGGGGGTTGATGGCGCGGACGGAACACGTTTGGGTCCGCGATTTCGCACCGCACCGCAGGGGATTGGCGGTGGTGCGTGAGCTTCCGCCCGGTAACGGGATTCCGCGCACTATCCGGGTTAGCTGCGGGGCGCGGTCGCCGCGATCACCTTTACCGCGCGGTCGACGTCGGCCTCGGACAGGTCCGCGCGGGCGGTGAGGCGCAGACGGGAAACGCCGTCCGGCACAGCGGGCGGGCGGAAGCAGCCGACCTGAATCCCTTGCTCCGCACAGGCTTCCGCCCACGCGGTGGCCGCTTGGGGCGACGGCGTCCGCACGGCGACCACGGCGGCTTCCGGCAGATCGGCCGGCAGACCGGCGTTCTTGAGCCCCATCGCGAGGTTCCCGGCGTTCTCGATGACCTTCGCCGGCAGCTCCGGCTCGGACTTGAGCACCTGCAACGCAGTCAGCGCGGCAGCGGCGCTGGCCGGAGCGAGAGCAGCGTCGAAGAGGAAGCTGCGCGCGGTGTCGACGAGATGCCGGATCACGCGTCGCGGGCCGACCACAGCGCCGCCTTGGGCGCCGAGGGCGTTGGAGAGCGTCAGCGTGGTGACGACGTCCGGCGCGGACGACAGCCCCGCGGCGTGCACCGCGCCCCGGCCGCCTTCACCGAGGACGCCGAAGCCGTGCTCGTCGTTGACGACCAGCGCAGCGCTGTGCGCCCGGCAGATTTCGGCGAGTTCGCCCAGCGGCGAAAGCTCGCCATCGAACGAGAACACTGAATCGGTAACCACAATCGCGCGCGGCTTGCGGCGGGTCGCGAGCGCGTGCTTGATCGCCGACGGGGTCGAGTGCTCGACGGCCGCGATGTCCGCCCGGGACAGCCGGCAGCCCTCGACCAGCGACGGATGCACATACTTGTCGGTGACGATCGCGGATTCGGACCCGGACAGGGCCGTCACCGCGCCGAGGTTGGCGGTGAATCCGGAGGAGAAGACCAGCGCCGCCTGGGTCCCGCAGAACCGGGCCAGCTCGTGTTCGAGCTCTGAGTGAAGCTCAGTGGACCCGGTGAGCAGCCGCGATCCCGTGGCCCCCGCCCCCCAGCGCAACGCGGCCGCGGCGGCTGCCCCCGCGACGCGCTTGTCGCGGGCGAGGCCGAGGTAGTCGTTGCCCGCGAGGTCGAGCAGGGCGTGCTGCGCCGGACGCGGGTTCATCCGCCGGGAGAGACCGGCTTCCGCGCGCCGCTGGCCTTCGGTTTCCAGCCAGTCGAAGACGTTCTCAGGCGGCAGCGGCGGAGTGTCAGTCACCCAGGCAGTGTCGCATCCGGCCGGGTGCCGCGTTTGCCGCCCCCGCCCGCGGAACGACGGGAAGCGGGGCGGGGCAACGAAAACGATGCTGGAGGGAGGCTTCGTCCCTGGTTGGCGGGCGAGATCCCCTGTTCGGTGACGAGCCGGGGTGCTGGTCAGTCGGGCTTCAGGGCTAGCGGGTGAGACCTCTGTTCGGTGACGCTCGCTGAGCAGAGGTGTGGGCGCTGGCGACGGCAGACTTGTCGGGGCGCGTCCTTGGAGTTTGGCCTGGCGGCCGCGCCCCTTCCTCGGCGAAGACCGTCGCGTGCGGGCGTGGCTTTCGAAGGACCTGTTCGGCGACGATCGAGGTGTCGCGGAGTCGGGTTTCGGGGTTCTGGCTGGCGGAACGCGGTCGAGCTGGCCAGGCCTTTCTCTCGCGAGGAGAGCAGCGGCAGGGCGTGCTTTACGGGACGCGAGTTTCCCGCTTGGCGACGGCTGCTGTGGCGGAGCATGTTTTGTGGGTTGGCGGGGCGGGCATGGCCCTTCCGCCACGGGCTCGGCGGCTGGGGGTGGGCGGCGCGCAAGGCTCCGGCCGGGCGCGGCGTTCGGGGTGCGGTGACTGCTGCGGGCTCACGGTGCCCACGGGGCTGGCCTTGGCGGTGCGCGACCCGCCTCAGCAGGCGAAACTTCTCCGGAAACGAAGAACGGCCCCGCCGGAGCGGGGCCGTTCTTCAGAGGATCAATCAGGCGTCGTGTCCGCGGCGGGGGCCGCGGCTCGGGCGCTGCGGGCGACCCGCGCCGCCACCGCCGAAGCGGGACTGCTGACGGCTGCGGCTGTAGCCGCCACCGCCACGGTTTTCGCGGGGGGCGTAGCCGCCTTCGCGGGCGTAACCGCCTTCGCGACCGCCCTCACGCGAGTAGCCGCCCTCACGGGCGTAACCGCCTTCGCGGGAGCCGCGGCCTTCGTACGAGCCACGGTTGTAGCCGCCTTCGCGGGGACCGCGGTCTTCGCGCGAGCCGTAACCGCCGCGGTCTTCGCGAGAGCCGCCGAAGCTGCTGCGGCCGCCTTCGCGCGAACCGCGGTAGCCGCCGCCCTCGCGCGAGCCTCGGAAGCCGCCGCGGTCGTTGCCGAAGCCTCGGCCGCCGGAGCGGCGCGGGGACTCCCGGCGGCGCTCCACCACCGGCTCGCCGCTCGGCTCGCGGGCGCCGGTGATGCGCGACAGGTCCTCGTCGTGAGTGCGGATCATCGTGGTCTCGGCGCGCACGCCGGCCCGGTCGGTCATCCGGCGGACGGTGCGCCGCTGGTCGTGCGTCACCAGGGTGACGACGATGCCGGACGCGCCCGCCCGAGCCGTGCGGCCCGCGCGGTGCAGGTAGTCCTTGTGGTCCGCGGCCGGGTCGACGTGCAGCACCAGCGAGATGTTGTCGACGTGGATGCCGCGGGCGGCGACGTCGGTGGCCACCAGGACCGCCGCGTGGCCTTCCTTGAAGTCGGCGAGGACGCGGTTGCGCTGGCCCTGGGTCTTGCCGCCGTGCAGGGCCACCGCGTGCACGCCGCTCTCGCGCAGCCGCTCGGTGAGCCGGTCCACGTGGTGCTTGGTGCGGACGAACATGATCGTGCGGCCCTCGCGGGCGCCGATCCGGGTGATGATGTCCTGCTTGTCCGAGTGCGAGACCTGGAACAGGTGGTGGTCCATGGTGGTGACGCTCGCGGTCGACGGCGCGACCGAGTGCGTGACCGGGTCGGCCAGGTACTGCCGGACCAGCTTGTCGACGTCGCCGTCGAGCGTCGCGGAGAACAGCAGCCGCTGCCCGCCGGGCGGGGTCAGGTCCATGATCTCGCGGACCTGCGGCATGAAGCCCATGTCGGCCATCTGGTCGGCCTCGTCGAGCGCGATGAAGTTGCAGTCGCCGAGCGAGGCGGTGCCCTGGCGGACGTGGTCCGACAGCCGTCCCGGGGTGGCGATCAGCAGGTCGACGCCGCGGGCGAGCGATTCCGCCTGGCGGCCGAACGACATGCCGCCGACCGCGGTGCGGCACCAGAGGCCGAGGGACTTGGCGAGCGGGGTCAGCGAGTCGGCGACCTGCATGGCCAGCTCGCGGGTCGGCACCAGCACGAGCGCGCGGGGGCGCTTCGGGCGGGCCTTGCCGCCGTCGAGCCGGGCCAGGATGGCCAGGCCGAAGGCCAGCGTCTTGCCGGACCCGGTCTGGGCGCGGCCCAGCACGTCGCGGCCGGCCAGCGCGTCCGGGATGGTCGCGGACTGGATGGGGAACGGGGCGTCGATGCCCGCCTCGGCGAGCGCCCGCAGCAGCGGCTCGGGCAGGCCCAGCTGGGCGAAGGTCTTCACGGCGGGGGTTTCCACCGTGTCGTCGTGGAGAACGTCTCCACCGGCCGGCCGGTGCCGCGGCTTGCGCTCGGGGCGGCCCGCTCGGGAGCGGGCGGACTGGCCGGAGTCGTACGTGATGGTCACAAATGCCTCTCGGACGTGGCACGTCGCAAGGAGGCCCGGGCTGCCCGCGCGCAGGCAGGGCAAGATGGTGTGGCGATGGGCGTTCACAGGGACGGACCCGGTGCGCCGAGCCATGGCGTGGCACACCGACGGAAATTGCTTCGGATGGCCGCGAGTCCTTCTGCGGACTGTGGAGGCGACGGACACCAACTCATCCACGCCGCCGTTGCGGTCTTGACACACTCTACCTGAGAGAGCGCGGTTGCCCCGCACCCAGGTGCGCGGTTGTGGGCGGGGTCGCAGGTGTGGGCTGGCGCACACCCGCGGCCCCGCCGCCTTGCTCAGCCGAGACCGGCCGCGGTTTCCAGTTCCCGCAGCAGGTCATCGGTGTCGGTGACCCGTTCGGACAGTCCGCGGCCGTGGAACCAGCCGGCGAGATTCGCGACGTCGCGGGCCAGGAATTCCCGGCCGCGCGGGTTCGCGATCACGTCGACCGCCTGGGGCAGGTCGATCACCATCAGGTGGCCTTGGTGCACCAGGAGGTTGTACGCGGACAGGTCGCCGTGCGCGAGGCCTTGTCCCGCCAGGAGTTCCAGCGCCGACACGGCCTGCTCCCACAGGTCGGCCAGCTCGTCCGGTTCGGGCCGCAGCTGCGCCAGCCGGGGCGCGGCGGTGCCGTCCGGTTCGCCGAGGAATTCCAGCAGGATCTCGGTGCCGTGCCGCTGCACCGGATACGGCACCGGCGCGCCGATCGTCCACAAGCGACTGAGGACGGCGAACTCCGCCACCGCCCACTGTTCGGCGATCAGGTTGCGGCCGAACGAGGTGCGCCCGGCCATCGCGCGCATCTCGCGGGACCGGCGCATCCGCCTGCCCTCGAGGTAACCCGCGTCGCGGTGGAACAGCTTGTGCTCGTCTGAGCGGTATCGCTTGGCCGCCAGCAGGACTCCGTCCTCTCCGGGAAGGTTGCGGCGCAGCAGGTGCACGTCCGCTTCCTTGCCGGTCTTGAGCACGCCGAGGTCGGTGTCGACCGCGGCGAGTTCGGTGACCACCCAGTCCGGCCGCGGATGCGGGCCCTGGTCGGCGTCGTCCCAGCTGGTCCATCGGTCGGCGCCGTCGGGGAGTTCGGTTTCGGTGTAGGCGTCTTCGCGAAGCTGGGCGAGACGGACTCGCTCGGCTTCGGTGAGCCGTCCCCGGCGGGCGGGGGCGGGCTGGTCGTCGTAACGGGGGCGACGGCGCGTCCGGCGGTCGGAGTAGTCGGAGGCGTCGGAAAATTCGTCGAAGTCGTGCTCGCGCACTGGTGGGTTCTCCTAGCTCAGGGTGCCCACCGGGCGAGCGCGTGCTCTAGCCGAGGCGGGCGGGCGGAAGAGGGCAGGACAGCGCCCGGACAATCTCCACGACGCACCTCCCTTTCTTCCGGCAGCCGACGGCATCCCGCCGGACGGCGACTACCTTGCCGCCCGCGTTGAACTCGCGCAACCGATTTATTTCGCGTCTCCTGCCTGCGATGTTGGCCGGGGGTCTGGTGGTGGCTTGGGGCACGTGCCCCGCGCAGTCCTCGCGTCCTGAGCGGATGAGGCGCGTGGATCGCGCGACAGAGTTAAGTCGTGTCTCTCGCTCAGCGCGGCGGCGAGGTGCGGCGGCGCTGGACCCGCCGGTGTCCAGCGCCGCCTCGGGAGGTCAGCGGTTGACGAACGCGAGGTGTGCCGCGTCGTAGCGCTCGCCCGCGAAGTTCTCTGGCGCGGCGACCTTCTCGATCGCGGCGAGATCGTCGGCGGTGAGGTCTACAGTCAGGGCCGCGACGTTTTCCTCCAGGTACTTCTTCCGCCGCGTCCCCGGAATGGGCACCACGTCCTCGCCGCGCGCCTGCACCCACGCCAGCGCCAACTGTCCGGTCGTGACTTTCTTCGCCGCGGCCAGTTCCTCCAGCTTCGCCACGATCGCGAGGTTCCGGTCGAGGTTGCCGTCGGCGAAACGGGGCTGGTAGCGCCGCACGTCGTTGTCCGCCATCGTTTCCGTGGTGCGGTAGCGGCCGGTCAGGAAGCCGCGGCCGAGCGGGGAGAACGGGACGATGCCGATGCCCAGTTCGCGGCAGGTCGGCGCGATCTCGGCTTCCAGGTCGCGGGTCCACAGCGACCATTCGCTCTGCAGCGCCGCGATCGGGTGGACCGCGTGCGCGCGCCGGATGGTCTGCGCGCTCGCCTCGGAAAGCCCGAGGTGGCGGACTTTTCCGGCCTGGACCAGCTCCGCCATCGCGCCGACGGTTTCCTCGATCGGCACGTCCGGGTCGACTCGGTGCAGGTAGTACAGGTCGATGTGGTCGAGGCCGAGCCGCTGCAGCGAGGCGTCGCAGGCTTGGCGCACGTACGCGGCGTCGCCCCGGACCTGGGTCGGTTCGCCGAGGCGGTTCGCGATACCGAACTTCGTGGCCAGCACGACCTCGTCGCGGCGATCGGCGATCGCGCGGCCGATCAGTTCCTCGTTGTGGCCGGAGCCGTAGAAGTCGGAGGTGTCGAGGAAGTTCACCCCGAGGTCGACGGCGTGGCGCAGCGTCTCGATCGACTGCGCGTCGTCGGACGCGCCGTAGCCGTGGCTCATTCCCATGCAGCCCAAGCCTTGGGCGGACACGGTGAGCCCGCCGAGGTTCCGGGTCGGGACGTCGGTCATCATCGCTCCTTCTGCGCCGGATGTTGTCTTCGCCGACGCTAAGACCTGGAGTGCGCTCCGGGTCAAGCATTAGGCTCGCGGCGGTGGACTACGACGCGGTGATCGTGGGCGGCGGGCACAACGGACTCGTCGCGGCTGCCTATCTGGCCCGGGCCGGACGGTCGGTGCTGGTGCTGGAACGGCGCGCGGAGATCGGCGGCGCGGCGGTGTCGTTCCGTGCTTTCCCTGGGGTGGACGTCCGGCTCTCGCGCTATTCGTACCTGGTCAGCCTGCTGCCGAAGCGGATCATGACCGAACTGGGGCTGGGCGTCCAGTTGCGGAGGCGGCGGATGTCGTCGTACACCCCGGTCGGCGACACGGGTCTCCTTGTCGACACGGGCGACGGCGAGCGGACCAGCGCGTCGTTTCGCGCGGTTACCGGGTCCACAAAGGACTATGCGGCGTGGCAACGGTTTTACGCCTCGGCGGCGCGGGTGGCGAAGGCGACTTTCGATTCGTTGACCGAGCCGTTGCCGACACGTGCGGAGTTGCGGGAACGGATTGGCGACGACGAGGCGTGGGGGACGTTTTTCGAGCGGCCGGTGGGGGAAACGCTGCGTGAGTTGTTCGATGACGACGTTGTGCGTGGGGTTGTGCTCACTGACGGGCTAATCGGTACTTGCGCTTCTGCGGATGACGAGGAGTTGCGGCAGAACCGTTGCCTGCTTTACCACCTCATCGGTAATGGGACTGGGGACTGGGATGTTCCGGTCGGTGGCATGGGGGCGGTGACCGATGCGCTCGCGGATGTTGCCCGGCGTGCTGGGGCGCAGTTGGTCACCGGCGCGGAGGTGCTAGGCGTGACGCCGGATGGCGAAGTTCGTTACCGCGCTGGGGATGCGGAGCGGGTGGTGGTTGGTGGGCGGGTGTTGGCTAATGTCTCGCCGCGCACGCTTTCCCGGTTGCTCGGTGAGGAGCCTGTCGAGGAGCCGGAGGGGGCGCAGTTGAAGGTGAACATGGTGTTGCGGCGGCTGCCTCGGTTGCGGGATGCCGGGGTTGATCCGCGTGATGCGTTCGGCGGGACTTTTCATGTCAACGAATCTTTTGCTCAGCTCGAAACTGCTTATCGGGAGGCGGCGGCTGGGCGGATTCCAGCGGTGCCGCCGTGTGAGATTTACTGTCATTCGTTGACTGATCCGTCGATTCTCGGGCCGGCTGAGCGGGCGGCTGGGGTGCAGACGTTGACGTTGTTTGGGCTGCATATGCCTGCTCGGCTTTTCGAGGCGGATAACGACGGGGCGCGGGCGGAGGCGTTGCGGGCGACGTTGGCTTCGTTGAACAGTGT
The nucleotide sequence above comes from Amycolatopsis sp. AA4. Encoded proteins:
- a CDS encoding GNAT family N-acetyltransferase; this translates as MTTLHRAKGPDLAAADLYEILRLRSDVFVVEQDCVYADIDGLDLLPETEHLWLTSGSDVVACLRVLAEPGGGRRIGRVVTAKSARGRGLAAQLMAAALEGAAGEFVLDAQTYAQKLYARFGFVAEGEEFLEDGIPHVTMRRPA
- a CDS encoding 8-amino-7-oxononanoate synthase; the encoded protein is MTDTPPLPPENVFDWLETEGQRRAEAGLSRRMNPRPAQHALLDLAGNDYLGLARDKRVAGAAAAAALRWGAGATGSRLLTGSTELHSELEHELARFCGTQAALVFSSGFTANLGAVTALSGSESAIVTDKYVHPSLVEGCRLSRADIAAVEHSTPSAIKHALATRRKPRAIVVTDSVFSFDGELSPLGELAEICRAHSAALVVNDEHGFGVLGEGGRGAVHAAGLSSAPDVVTTLTLSNALGAQGGAVVGPRRVIRHLVDTARSFLFDAALAPASAAAALTALQVLKSEPELPAKVIENAGNLAMGLKNAGLPADLPEAAVVAVRTPSPQAATAWAEACAEQGIQVGCFRPPAVPDGVSRLRLTARADLSEADVDRAVKVIAATAPRS
- a CDS encoding DEAD/DEAH box helicase, which translates into the protein MTITYDSGQSARSRAGRPERKPRHRPAGGDVLHDDTVETPAVKTFAQLGLPEPLLRALAEAGIDAPFPIQSATIPDALAGRDVLGRAQTGSGKTLAFGLAILARLDGGKARPKRPRALVLVPTRELAMQVADSLTPLAKSLGLWCRTAVGGMSFGRQAESLARGVDLLIATPGRLSDHVRQGTASLGDCNFIALDEADQMADMGFMPQVREIMDLTPPGGQRLLFSATLDGDVDKLVRQYLADPVTHSVAPSTASVTTMDHHLFQVSHSDKQDIITRIGAREGRTIMFVRTKHHVDRLTERLRESGVHAVALHGGKTQGQRNRVLADFKEGHAAVLVATDVAARGIHVDNISLVLHVDPAADHKDYLHRAGRTARAGASGIVVTLVTHDQRRTVRRMTDRAGVRAETTMIRTHDEDLSRITGAREPSGEPVVERRRESPRRSGGRGFGNDRGGFRGSREGGGYRGSREGGRSSFGGSREDRGGYGSREDRGPREGGYNRGSYEGRGSREGGYAREGGYSREGGREGGYAREGGYAPRENRGGGGYSRSRQQSRFGGGGAGRPQRPSRGPRRGHDA
- a CDS encoding serine protein kinase RIO, whose translation is MREHDFDEFSDASDYSDRRTRRRPRYDDQPAPARRGRLTEAERVRLAQLREDAYTETELPDGADRWTSWDDADQGPHPRPDWVVTELAAVDTDLGVLKTGKEADVHLLRRNLPGEDGVLLAAKRYRSDEHKLFHRDAGYLEGRRMRRSREMRAMAGRTSFGRNLIAEQWAVAEFAVLSRLWTIGAPVPYPVQRHGTEILLEFLGEPDGTAAPRLAQLRPEPDELADLWEQAVSALELLAGQGLAHGDLSAYNLLVHQGHLMVIDLPQAVDVIANPRGREFLARDVANLAGWFHGRGLSERVTDTDDLLRELETAAGLG
- a CDS encoding aldo/keto reductase, encoding MTDVPTRNLGGLTVSAQGLGCMGMSHGYGASDDAQSIETLRHAVDLGVNFLDTSDFYGSGHNEELIGRAIADRRDEVVLATKFGIANRLGEPTQVRGDAAYVRQACDASLQRLGLDHIDLYYLHRVDPDVPIEETVGAMAELVQAGKVRHLGLSEASAQTIRRAHAVHPIAALQSEWSLWTRDLEAEIAPTCRELGIGIVPFSPLGRGFLTGRYRTTETMADNDVRRYQPRFADGNLDRNLAIVAKLEELAAAKKVTTGQLALAWVQARGEDVVPIPGTRRKKYLEENVAALTVDLTADDLAAIEKVAAPENFAGERYDAAHLAFVNR
- a CDS encoding NAD(P)/FAD-dependent oxidoreductase; the protein is MDYDAVIVGGGHNGLVAAAYLARAGRSVLVLERRAEIGGAAVSFRAFPGVDVRLSRYSYLVSLLPKRIMTELGLGVQLRRRRMSSYTPVGDTGLLVDTGDGERTSASFRAVTGSTKDYAAWQRFYASAARVAKATFDSLTEPLPTRAELRERIGDDEAWGTFFERPVGETLRELFDDDVVRGVVLTDGLIGTCASADDEELRQNRCLLYHLIGNGTGDWDVPVGGMGAVTDALADVARRAGAQLVTGAEVLGVTPDGEVRYRAGDAERVVVGGRVLANVSPRTLSRLLGEEPVEEPEGAQLKVNMVLRRLPRLRDAGVDPRDAFGGTFHVNESFAQLETAYREAAAGRIPAVPPCEIYCHSLTDPSILGPAERAAGVQTLTLFGLHMPARLFEADNDGARAEALRATLASLNSVLAEPIEGCLLLDGGGEPCVEAKTPLDLEVELGLPRGHIFHRDLSWPYGEGAAAGTWGVETGFERVLLCGAGAVRGGGVSGIPGRNAAMAVLGGG